gcctgttcccgagggagccgtatatcctcctcCCCAGGTTCGTCAGAGTcatgaaagaagaaaaaagattatgctagtccatggtgagtaatcgaagtcctgatgtctagaagatATTTTGCATTAATCAAGTCTTTGAGAGGAGACCACCAAAGAGGGCATTGCAGTTATCAAGTCTTTGAGAGGAGACCACCAAAGAGGGCATTGCATTAATCAAGTCTTTTAGAGGAGACCACCAAAGAGGGCATTTCATTAATCAAGTCTTTGAGAGGAGACCACCAAAGAGGGCATTGCATTAATCAAGTTGGTAGATGAGGAGGCAGTTGATCATCTTCTCCAGATCAGTAATTGGCTACTGCAGCACTGAAAACAGGTATGGAAACTCTTGGGTCACAGTGTTCCTATGAACCACAACCTGAGGCTCACTGTCTTGTAAACACTGCTGACATCACAGAGGGGGCGGTCCCATGCCGGGACATGAAGCTAAAATAAAACCCTGACTGGTAAAGTGAGGggcagggaggagaagagaggaggaggagaggggataggTTACCAGCACTTCACTGTGGTGGACAGGGCCAGCCTGTGGTTGACTCAGGCTAGTGTGTTCGGGAATAGTGCTGTCGGgcagtggaggaaggggagggagaagcGGGAGAATACTAGGCCAGTCGCCCTGAGAGATATAAATAGACCCTGGAAACAGATCCTTCTTCCAGGGTGGAATTGTTGGGATGACATGCTCAGCTGTCACTGGAGCAGGCAGGAACACACAGTGAccagatatatattatatatatagtgagagagcaagagtagagagaagagagagaggagagaggcaagaggtagagagagcaagaggtagagagagagagagagagagagagagagagagagagagagagagagagagagagagaaggagcgagagagagaaggaggagagagagagagagagagagagactaaccaAAAAGCTAACCTCATCTAGATACCAGTCtctatagagagacagagggagaagcagcAGTTACATTCATACCTTCAACTTTCGAACCCAGAGGACAGAGAACAGTCAGGAACAAGGGATTGAGAGCAGTTTACCCCTGTGAGTATGTGGAGTGTTTACATGAAGGAAATCATGTGGATTCATTTTTGGTGAAGATGGAATTGAGCATGtataagtttgtttgtttgtgtgcatgtgggcatgggtgtgtgcatgggtgtgtgcaTATGGACaggggtgtgtgcatgtgagcatgggtgtgtgcatgtgggcATGAATGTGTGCATGTGGGCATGGGTGTGTGCATATGGACAGGGGTGTGTACATGTGGGCaggggtgtgtgcatgtgggcAGGGGTGTGTGCTGTGGGACAGGGGTGTGTGCATGTGGACAGGGGTGTGTGCATGTGGACATGGGTGGGTGCATGTGGACAGGGGTGGGTGCATGTGGGCaggggtgtgtttgtttgttctctAGATACGGTTTTCTGCACGGACAGTTATAAGGACAGTTATAAGGACAGTTATAAGGACAGTTATAAGGACAGTTATAAGGTCATGTCTAATTACATTACAGAAAGACATTTCTTCTGAGTGGGCTGCTTGGTTTGCTAGGTTCTAACTTCTTTGGTGAACTACGGATAAACACTTTCAATCCATTCTTCCCTATAAAGGTATTTTCCTGACagaggcctctctctcctcctctttccatgTGAATCACAAGGCACTGATTCTTCTATAGGTTCTACAGTGAATCACAAGGCCCTGATTCTTCTATAGGTTCTACGGTGAATCACAAGGCCCTGATTCTTCTATAGACTCTACTGTGTGAATCACAAGGCCCTGATTCTTCTATAGGTTCTACGGTGAATCACAAGGCCCTGATTCTTCTATAGGTTCTACAGTGAATCACAAGGCCCTGATTCTTCTATAGATTCTGCTGTGTGAATCACAAGGCCCTTGGTCTGTTTATGTATCTGTATTTGTGTCAGAGGCGTTCAGTGCCCTCCCACTCACCCAGTGGCACATTTAGAACAGGCAGCTGTTACAGAACAGCTCAGTGAGTGTATTACGGTGTAATGACTACTGACAGAAAAATGATAACTATTGTCATGTGGTCCTGTGTGGTTCAGTTGATAAGAGCATGGAGCTAGAAACGCCAAACAATACTGTTGTGGGTTTCATTCCCACTGGATTTGATGGCTGCTCAGGCCACTAATGCTCCTGAAGACAGACTGCTCCTTCTTGACTTCCTGActtcctgtttctctgtgtttttatGTGCTGAATACTGCACCTCAGCTTTTAGCCTCcaaaatatacatacagttgaagtcggaagtttacatgcacttaggtcggactcattaaaactcgtttttcaaccactccacaaatatcttgttcacaaactatagttttggcaagtcgattaggacatctactttgagcatgacaattgttccaacaattgtttacacacagataatttcactcaggaaggagacacgttctgtctcctagagatgaacctactttggtgcgaaaagtgcaaatcaatccctgaacaacagcaaaggaccttgtgaagatgctggaggaaacaggtacaaaagtatctatatccacagtaaaacaagtcctatatcggaAATcgtattggaaagctgccacggtcgtccccctcttcaaagggggagacactctagacgcaaactgttatagacctatatccatcctgccctgcctttttaaagtcttcgaaagccaagtttttaaacagatcactgaccatttcgaatcccaccgtaccttctccgctgtgcaatcagGTTTCKgagctggtcacgggtgcacctcagccacgctcaaggtactaaacgatatcataaccgccattgataaaagacagtactgtgcagccatcttcatcgacctggccaaggctttcgactctgtcaaccaccatattcttatcggcagactcaacagccttgMtttctcaaatgactgccttgcctggttcacctactacttctcagatagagttcagtgtgtcaaatcggagggcctgttgtccggacctatggcagtctctatggggataccacagggttcaattctcaggccgactcttttctctgaatacatcaacgatgtcgctcttgctgcgggtgattccctgttccacctctacgcagatgacaccattctgtatacatctggcccttctttggacactgtgttaactaacctccaaacgagcttcaatgccatacaacactccttccgtggcctccaactgatcttaaacactagtaaaaccaaatgcatgcttttcaaccgttcgctgcccgcacccgcctgcctgactagcatcactaccctggagtggagacttatatttccctcactaactttaaacatcagctatctgtgcAGCTAACCAGTCGCTGTAAATAGttaatctgtaaatagcccactcaatctacctacctcatccccatattgtttttatttactttctgctctttgatacaccagtatctctacttgcacgtcatcatctgctcatttttCACTCCactgttaatctgctaaattgtaattacttcgctactatggcctatttattgccttacctcctcaccccatttacacacactgtatatagactttctttttttctattgtgatattgactgtacgtttgtttactccatgtgtaactctgtgttgttgtttgtgtcgcactgctttgctttatcttggccaggtcgcagttgaaagTGAGAACTTGTTCAAAacctacctggttgaataaaggtgaaataaataaataacctgaAATGCTGCTCAGCAAGCATCATGAGGCCTGAAAATGttgtatattgaagcaacatctcaagacatcagtcaggaaattaaagSTTGGTCAAAattgtgtcttccaaatggacaatgaccccaagcatacttccaaagttgtggcaaattggcttaaggactacaaagtcaaggtattggagtggccatcacaaagccctgacctcaatcccatagaacatttgtaggcagaactgaaaaagcatgtgcaagcatggaggcctaccaacctgacttagttacaccagatctgtcaggaggaatgggtcaaaattcaccaaacttattgtgggaagcttgtggaaggctacccaaaacgtttgacccaagttaaacaatttaaaggcaatgccaccaaataataattgagtgtatgtaaacttctgacccactgggaatgtgatgaaagaaataaaagctgaaataaatcattctctctactataattctgatatttcacattcttaaaataaagtggtgatcctaactgacctaaaacagggcatttgtacttggattaaatgtcaggaattgtaaaacaaactgagtttaaatgtatttggctaaggtgtatgtaaacttccaacttcaactgtacatgtaatatAACTCAAATAGTTGACATACGTAATGAGGTTCTATAGTTGTTCACTGTAGTTTCAGAACAGGTGCTAATCTCTATTCagatgttattatgatggtctgaTGCTCTATTCagatgttattatgatggtctgaTGCTctatgttattatgatggtctgaTGCCTCTCATTCAGCATGTTATTATGACGGTCCTGTGAGTGCTCTATTCagatgttattatgatggtctgaTGCTCTACTTCAGATGTTATTATTGATGGTCTATGCTGCTATTCAGATGTTATTGTGATGGTCTGATCTCTATTagatgttattatgatggtctgaTGCTCTATTCCGATTTATTATGATGGTCTGATGCTCTATCAGATGTTATTATGATGGGTCTGATGCTCTATTCAGATGTTATATGATGGTCTGATGTCTCTaatgttattatgatggtctgaTGCTCTATTCagatgttattatgatggtctgaTGCTCTATTCagatgttattatgatggtctgaTGCTCTATTCagatgttattatgatggtctgaTTCTATTCagatgttattatgatggtctgaTGCtctgtgttattatgatggtctgaTGCTCTATTCAGAttgttattatgatggtctgaTGCTCTATTCagatgttattatgatggtctgaTGCTCTACTCAGTAATTGTATTATGATGGTCTGATGCTctatgttattatgatggtctgaTGCTCTATTCAGATGTTATTATGATGGTTGATGCTCTATTCagatgttattatgatggtctgaTGCTCTATCagatgttattatgatggtctgaTGCTCTATTTTATTATGTGGTCTGATGCTCTATTCAGGTGGTATTATGATGGTCTGATGCTctatgttattatgatggtctgaTGCTCTACTCAGATGTTATTGATGGTCTGATGCTCTATTCAGATGTTATTTGATGGTCTGATGCTCTATTCagatgttattatgatggtctgaATGCTCTTTCagatgttattatgatggtctgaTGCTCTATTCagatgttattatgatggtctgaGTGCTCTTTACTCagatgttattatgatggtctgaATGATCTATTTATGCTATTGTTGATTATGAATGGTCTGTGCTCTATTCagatgttattatgatggtccTGATGCCTCTATTCagatgttattatgatggtcttGATGCCTCTAATttgttattatgatggtctgaTGCTCTATTCagatgttattatgatggtcagaTGCTCTATTCagatgttattatgatggtctgaTGCTCTACTCAGATGTTATTATGAtcgtctaaatcaaatcaaattgtattggtcacatacacatatttagcagatattattggtcacatacacatatttaacagatgttaatgcttgtgtttctagctccaaaagtccagtagtatctaacaattcacaacaatacaatcaaatctaaaagtaaaaggatggaattaagaaatatataagtATTAGGAAGAGCAATGTTGGgttggcatagactaaaatacagtagaatagaatacagtatgaacatatgaaatgagtaaaaaaatatgtaaacattattaaagtggccagtgattccatgtctagtggcagcagcctctaaggtgcagggttgggtAACAGGGTGGTAGCCGGGTAGTGATGGCtatataacagtctgatggccttgagatagaaactgtttttcagtctctcggttccatctttgatgcacctgtactgacctcaccttctgcaTGTTTGCAGggggaacaggccgtggctcgggtcaTGATGTCCTTAAAatgtttttggccttcctgtgacatcgggtgctgtaggtgtcctggagggcaggtagtttgcccccggtgatgcgttggtaagacctcaccaccctctggagagccctgcggttgatgACGGTGCAGTTGGCATACCAGGCGGTGagacagcccgacaggatgctctcaattgttcatctgtaaaagtttgtgagggtcttaggtgacaagccaaatttcttcagcctcctgaggttgaagaggctctattgcaccttcttcaccacactgtctgtgtggtggaccatttcagattgtcagtgatgtgtacgcagaggaacttgaagctatccaccttctccactactgtcccgtcaatgtggatcagggggtgctccatctgctgtttcctgaggtccacaatcatctcctttgttttgttgacgttgagtgagaggttattttcctggcaccactccgccagggccctcacctcctccctgtaggccgtctcgtcattgttggtaatcaggccRACTACTMTTGTGTRgtctgcaaacttgatgattgagttggaggcgtgcatggccacgccgtcatgggtgaacaggaactacaggggggggggggggggggggggggggggggggggggggggggggggggggggggggggggggggggggggggggggggggggggggctgagaacgcacccttgtggggccccagtgttaagggttagtgaagtggagatgttgtttcctaccttcaccacctggggcggcccgtcaggaattccaggacccagttgcacacggcggggttcagaccctgggccctgagcttaatgttgagcttggagagtactatggtgttgaaggctgagctatagtcaatgaacagcattcttacataggttttcctcttgtccagatgggatagggcagtgtgcagtgcgatggcgattgcatcatctgtggatcttttggggcggtaagaaaattgaagtgggtctatggTGTCAGGTAATGTAGAAGTgacatgatccttaactagcctctcaaagcacttcatgatgacagaagtgagtgctacggtgcaaTAGTAATTTACTTCAGttacttttgctttcttgggtacaggaacaatggtggacatcttgaagcaagtggggacagcagactgggatagagatagatttaatatgtccataaacactccagccaggtgGTCTGCYCATGTTCtaaggacgcagctagggataccatctgggccggcagccttgagagggttaacacgcttaaatatcttactcacgtcggccatggaaaATGAGATCCCACAGTCCTTTGGAGAGGGCCGCGTTGCTGGCacagtgttatcctcaaagcgggcggaGGTGTCgagcttgtccagaagcaagacgttggtgtccgcgacgtggctggttttccctttgtaatccgtgattgtctgcaGACCCTGCCatatacatctcgtgtctgagccattgaattgtgactccactttgtctctgtactgacgttttgcctgtttgattgccttacggaggggaataactacactatttgtattcaaccatattcccagtcacctttccatggtcaaatgcggtggtttgtgctttcagttttgcccaaatgctaccatttatccatagtttctggtttgggtaggttttagtagtcaccgtgggaacaacatccactatacacttcctgatgaactcagtcaccgtgtctgtGAACACGTccatgttattctcagaggctacccaaaCATATCTGtcagcgtgatcaaaacaatcttgaactatggatttcgattggtcagaccagcgttgaatagaccttagcacgggtacttcctgtttgagtttctgcctataggaagggaggagcaaaatggagtcatgatctgatttgctaaAGAGAGGGCGAGGAAGGGCCTTGTAAGCATCTCAAAAAGGTGAGTAGCAGTGGTCTAGTGGTTTCCCTAAGCGAGTACTACaatcaatgtgttgatagaacttcagtagcatttcctcaaattagctttgttaaaatcSccagctacaataaatgctgcctcaggatatgtggtttccagtttgcataaagtccagtgtagttccttgagggccgtcggggtatctgcttgagggggaatatacacggctgtgactataaccaataTCTTGGTTGTCATATTGACCTGATATAATGATCCTTTTCCTGCAGGCTCAAGATCCATCCTCTCCAACCAAGAGAGGAGGGAAACCATCCAAGGTAGGCAGAGGAAACTGGAGTCCTATTGTGTTCATAAACTCCCAGAGTTGGCATGGCAAGGTGCAAGGTGTGTTTTACAAGGTTTGTTTGTTTGGCTTGTAGTTAACGGTgtgttgttgtggatgttgttctTGTTATTGCTCTTGTTCAGAGGATAACATGGCAATATAACCATAACAATACAAACATTGAAAAATGTGGACATGTCTGCTTTCACCGAGGACTGTGACTTATGGCATTGATTGTTTTGGAGTTCAGCAAACACATTGTTCTGGAGTTGAGCTTATAGAATATTTTGAGTTCAGCAAACATAATTTTTGGAGTTGAGCTTATAGAATATTTTGAGTTCAGCAAACATATTTTTTGGAGTTGAGCTTATAgaatgggcagcaggtagcctagcggttaagggtCAGTAAactaaaggttgctggttcgaatcccctaggtgacaaatctgtcgatgtggccttgattgctcctgtaagtcgctctggataagagcgtctgctaaattagtaAAATGTATAATGCAACTTGGTTTGTGGAAGGCTGTTTGCAACCTAACCAATGGTAATGTATGGCTCAAATCCCTTCAAGCACGGCTGTCCTCTCTGAGCATGGTTTTCTTTGGATTGGTACCTCAATGGAGACAATGACAAAAATATCCCCTTTTGCTTTCCATCTAAGATGGCGGAGGTTAGCCAACAGAGGAAAGATGGTCTTCTTCAACCTGGTCCATCCAGACTTCACCCAGAGGCAGGACCCAATGTGAGAACATCCACCCAGCCATCCATCGCCTCTCCCACTCTTCCTTCCAAAGAGGCACTGTCAGCATTGTACCAACAGCGACAGAAAGTTGAGCTGCGGAGGCTCCTGAAGCACACCCACCCGGAGCTGAGGAGCCTGGAAAGCCTGGACGGGGTGGTGGATCAGGAGCTGGCTGAGGTGCTGCGTTTAGAAACCCAGCCGATAGCTGACGAGACCGGATACGAGGGAGAGGTCCTGTCCAGGCGGTTGATATTTGAGAACTGTGTACAGAGCAATACTGTGCATCCCCACACTTCTAAAATGCACATCACGGAGGGGGCCGGGGTTGGAGTTGGGGCTGGAGTTGGGGCTGGAGTTGGGGCTGGAGTTGGGGAAGGGGTTTGGGGAGATGTGAAGAGAACATCAGCCTTGTTTGAACAGCCATGGTATAACCAGAACCTTCAGGAGGAGAGGGTTAAGGAAACCACGGACCAGGTGGAGAGGACTGATGCTGCTCATGGGGAACATACTGAGTGTGAGGAGCAGGAGATTGTCAGGTTGGACGTCCAGTCTGCCAGGAGGCTGTTTGAGAGCCAGCAAGTCGAGACCCCGAGGGCCAGCCAGGAGGACGTGATCCTGAACAAGGTTATCGTGTCGGAGGACGAGAGGGGAGCTGTTCAGAAGAGAAAACAAGTGTTTGAGACAAGAAGCAGTAAGACAGTTCAGAGAGCGATCAAAAGCCAAATTTGTTTTAAAAATCTTGACGTGAGTTCTCAGTCTGAGGGAGAAGCTCTGGGTGTCGGTGTTAATAGTGCAGATACTGAGCCTGAGGTTAGCAAAGTCCAGCCACAGCATGAAGGGGTCTCCACAGTCAAACAAGTCTTTCAGAGAAAGTCACAGTGTGTTTCAAACGCAGATGTTGATGTTGAAACTAGTCCAAGAATTCCAAAGTATCAGTGTACTTCTCTACTTGAAAACCAAGCAATAACTAAAAGTGGAAAACCATCACATCTGCAGGAACCAAAGCCCCAGAACACTAGTTCACTCCCAGGCGACCTAACTCCTGACAGAAGGGTCCAGGAGGACATGTTAGAGTTAGTGGCTAACGTAAGGAACAGAGCTCAGTTGTTTGAGTCCACTCTGTTTGACCTGATCAACCACCATaacagagaggagatagagatggTGGCAGAGAGCATCAACGAGACATTGAACTCTCTCTATCACTTCAACGCCATCCACTCCCACGGATCCATCATCAAGGCTAGCGAGACAGGAAGTGGTCAAAAGGCTAGGTACAGGCTGACCCCCGGTCTGAGACCAGAGATAGAACAGGAAAAGGTGACTGAGGGCAGGGTTAAGAATTTTATACTCCAGCTGTTACCCCGGGCAACCCTTAAGCCTCAGGTAGTTTACCTGAAGGAGGACGCGAAGAGGAACGTGGAGGTTACCATGGTGATAGTACCTTTCCATCAGGTACGTCTGGCTTCAAACCAAGATAAAGAGTTCAGAACAGCTAACGTTGTCCAGCTCATTGAGGACATCCTCAGTCAGGACAGCTCTCTGAGGAAAGGAGTAGTTATACAGGAGGACGGTCAGGGACAGACTGAGGTCACCGTTTACTCCCTGTACAATGATTctgaaggagaggtggagaggtactACCCCCCGCAGGAACAGAGGACGGAGACCAACGTCCTAGACATTACTGCAGGCGATGAGATTAAAACTGAGACTGGTGAAGTAAGGAGAGGCGATGTGAAGTCAACCATCAGCTCTCTCTTGGCCACCAGTCAGGACCACTCAGCCCCAGCCACTTACAAACCTGAGGTCAATGTCACGGGGAATGTCAAGTTATTTAGGAGCTGCATTGAAAAGGGAGATCTGGAGTATCTGAAAACCCTGCAGGTCCAGCCAGAGGAGAAGGAACTCCAGACTGATGTTGTAACAGGTGTCTCCACGGAGCCAAAGATacataatcaacaacaacaaccagaaGATCAGGTGGAGCAGAATGATCCGGAGATAGTGCTGAAGAACATCTTCTTAGCCAACCAGAGCTGTGCCCAacagaaagaggcagagaagacCTCTAAAGCAATAGTACAGGTCCAGCACACCTCTGTGGAGAAGAACGAGACGTGCTCTGATTCTGTTATAAAGAGCTCCACATCCCAGACATTCACAGAGCAgcaccaggaggaggaggaggaggtagtgaGAGGTCATGTACAGGCAGCGCTCCATTCTCTGGAGAACACTAGTGGCGTTAATGTCAGCCTAGGAGACTTCGAGGCTGCCATGATCTGCAGGAAATCTCCAGAATCTCAGAAAGGAAGCCATAAGAAGAAGACTGATGTGAGGTATGCTCCCCAACACAGTGAAGTAAAGACTGGGTCTCTGACTGACGCTCAACAAGCCCCTTCAGTAGTGATGAGTGAAGGACAAGCCGGCTCCGTGAAGAGCAGTGACACTGTAGTAGATGTCCAGCAGACCTCTGTGCAGAAGGAAGAGACCAGCTGTAATTCTGTTATAAAGACCTCCACATCCCACTCCTCTATCACCTCAGAACATGAACCTGCACCCTGCTGCCGCAAGACCGAAGAGGCTAGCTGTGCTGCTACGTCTTCTGAAGAACTACAAAATGCAGAAGCCTGGAGTGTGGAGGTCCAAGAGGGCACTGAGGTGGTCCAGAGAGGACACTTAAAAGCTGCCATGAAGTCTTTACAGAGTGKtacaacagaggaggaggaggaagaggagaaggaggaggtacTGAGAGGTAGTGTACAGGCAGCGCTCCATTCTTTGGAGAAGACTAGCGGCGTTAACGTCAGCCAAGGAGACTACAAGGCTGCCATGATATACAGGAACTCTGGGAAATCTACATTTCAAAGCCATAAGAAGAAGACTGATGTGAGGTATGCTCCCCAACACAGTGAAGTAAAGACTGGGTCTCTGACTGAAGCTCAACCGTTCTCTTCAGTAGCGATGAGTGAAGGAGAACAGGTGGCCACCAAGGAGCTGAGAGTAGCAACTGCAAAACCCCCCAGCCCAGACCAAACCACAAATAAACTAGCTACAGCCTCCACTTTGAAACATGAATCTCAGACTGGCTCTCAATCTCCAGCTCcctcaaagaaaaagaaaagacctGTTGGCCCAAAACCAGGTCTTCTGCCGAAACCAGCAGTTCCTCCTAAACCAGGTCTTCTGCCTAAATCACAAGTTCCTCCTAAACCAGGTCAGATGACAGGAAGCACAGCTAGTCAGTCAACAGAGACAGAGGTACATATCAGTGAAAGCCACACCATTTCTATAAGAACTACTAGTAGTATTTCTAGTATTGCTAGTACTGATAGTACTCAACTGAAAGAGTCACCCAAAAGTCAACCGAAAGAATCAACCAAATGTCAACCAAAAGAATCAACTAAATGTCAACAGAAAGAATCAACAAAAACTCAATCAAAGGAATCAACTAAAAGTCAACCAAAAGAATCAACTAAACATCAACAGAAAGAATCAACCAAAACTCAATCAAAAGAGTCAACCAAAACTCAATCAAAGGAATCAACTAAAAGTAAATCAAAAGAAGAGCAACCTCCCCAACCATTCACTATCAAACCAATGTCCTACGCAGATGCCCTTTGCAGAGGCTTACAACAGACAGATAGTGTTACAGAGGCACAACA
This genomic stretch from Salvelinus sp. IW2-2015 unplaced genomic scaffold, ASM291031v2 Un_scaffold122, whole genome shotgun sequence harbors:
- the LOC112068159 gene encoding xin actin-binding repeat-containing protein 1-like, encoding MAEVSQQRKDGLLQPGPSRLHPEAGPNVRTSTQPSIASPTLPSKEALSALYQQRQKVELRRLLKHTHPELRSLESLDGVVDQELAEVLRLETQPIADETGYEGEVLSRRLIFENCVQSNTVHPHTSKMHITEGAGVGVGAGVGAGVGAGVGEGVWGDVKRTSALFEQPWYNQNLQEERVKETTDQVERTDAAHGEHTECEEQEIVRLDVQSARRLFESQQVETPRASQEDVILNKVIVSEDERGAVQKRKQVFETRSSKTVQRAIKSQICFKNLDVSSQSEGEALGVGVNSADTEPEVSKVQPQHEGVSTVKQVFQRKSQCVSNADVDVETSPRIPKYQCTSLLENQAITKSGKPSHLQEPKPQNTSSLPGDLTPDRRVQEDMLELVANVRNRAQLFESTLFDLINHHNREEIEMVAESINETLNSLYHFNAIHSHGSIIKASETGSGQKARYRLTPGLRPEIEQEKVTEGRVKNFILQLLPRATLKPQVVYLKEDAKRNVEVTMVIVPFHQVRLASNQDKEFRTANVVQLIEDILSQDSSLRKGVVIQEDGQGQTEVTVYSLYNDSEGEVERYYPPQEQRTETNVLDITAGDEIKTETGEVRRGDVKSTISSLLATSQDHSAPATYKPEVNVTGNVKLFRSCIEKGDLEYLKTLQVQPEEKELQTDVVTGVSTEPKIHNQQQQPEDQVEQNDPEIVLKNIFLANQSCAQQKEAEKTSKAIVQVQHTSVEKNETCSDSVIKSSTSQTFTEQHQEEEEEVVRGHVQAALHSLENTSGVNVSLGDFEAAMICRKSPESQKGSHKKKTDVRYAPQHSEVKTGSLTDAQQAPSVVMSEGQAGSVKSSDTVVDVQQTSVQKEETSCNSVIKTSTSHSSITSEHEPAPCCRKTEEASCAATSSEELQNAEAWSVEVQEGTEVVQRGHLKAAMKSLQSXTTEEEEEEEKEEVLRGSVQAALHSLEKTSGVNVSQGDYKAAMIYRNSGKSTFQSHKKKTDVRYAPQHSEVKTGSLTEAQPFSSVAMSEGEQVATKELRVATAKPPSPDQTTNKLATASTLKHESQTGSQSPAPSKKKKRPVGPKPGLLPKPAVPPKPGLLPKSQVPPKPGQMTGSTASQSTETEVHISESHTISIRTTSSISSIASTDSTQLKESPKSQPKESTKCQPKESTKCQQKESTKTQSKESTKSQPKESTKHQQKESTKTQSKESTKTQSKESTKSKSKEEQPPQPFTIKPMSYADALCRGLQQTDSVTEAQQSRYVSERPAWSSVGTADTGAAEATQHTGDATPLNEEITLNQEGQGSEVIPQRQTSFTSVPVEESNTKSPQERTPTEQSQGAGPKGALEDKEEKVNEDFIGFQAALQNFGGKSKTPVKPKRVKRTQSEENQKHTSLTVTHTAVGQQASDPSQPQPCSKPQNNIQEEEKENTVVMREKKAEMKAETEDERGQRLSVHMDKIMRGNVTMAMEIFDNLRKQEELKEILTWVEEVEEDTSQVDVRALRNIFENVPDWVVAPRDKRQRKQQQQTKVEQKISEVKRSETPKDDTETSMSSMALVFGNLERASEEIMNLKEQTLARLMDIEVTIKKVLYSVSTLKSDSDIAGLSGLFKESLKGTAAQTQGSTSIISTISTGSCSRAKTAQGKDSPTTKTQRDPGLTDDEGPVIKSQSSPPSSPSFISIQSAARQESEDRQQESADRQKGSAARQKSSLQPPLCSACQLSPKCRPSGSPCSRSPLNQERQVSVLEVKTAPEGSEVVGTKTVREN